In Microbacterium esteraromaticum, the following proteins share a genomic window:
- a CDS encoding ABC transporter permease: MTTVAVQTQAQRKKSPLAGYLLRRAGTSVLLLIGVTVVTFLLTNLVPGDPVSAALGEGASQNPETREAFIKAQGLDQPLFVQYFIYMGKLLRGDLGTSLVTGQPVTADLATAVPATIEIALCAIILSLAVSLVLGTLAAYRRGLVTDQIVRVVTLIGLSVPTFWLALVSFYVFFLNLRIAPGSGRVSPSIIPPPRVTGLYTIDYLLNGDGVGWADAMAHLALPVIVLSLVTIGLLTRFIRTSVLEVLASDYVRAARAKGLPAMRVILDYVLRGAALPVLTVVGVAFGSLLSGTVLVESVFAWPGLGTYAYNSAANLDLPGIMGVGLIVGVIYLVINFVVDLLYGVLDPRVRIA, encoded by the coding sequence ATGACGACAGTGGCTGTGCAGACACAGGCGCAGCGCAAGAAGTCGCCCCTGGCGGGGTACCTGCTGCGCAGGGCCGGCACCTCGGTGCTGCTGCTGATCGGCGTCACGGTCGTGACGTTCCTCCTCACCAACCTGGTGCCCGGAGACCCCGTCTCCGCGGCACTGGGTGAGGGGGCGTCTCAGAACCCCGAGACGCGCGAGGCCTTCATCAAGGCACAGGGCCTCGACCAGCCCCTCTTCGTGCAGTACTTCATCTACATGGGCAAGCTGCTGCGCGGCGACCTCGGCACCTCGCTGGTCACCGGGCAGCCGGTGACCGCAGATCTCGCCACGGCCGTGCCGGCCACCATCGAGATCGCCCTGTGCGCGATCATCCTCAGCCTCGCGGTCAGCCTCGTGCTGGGTACCCTGGCTGCCTACCGGCGCGGCCTGGTCACCGACCAGATCGTGCGGGTGGTCACGCTGATCGGGCTCAGCGTTCCGACCTTCTGGCTCGCGCTCGTGAGCTTCTACGTGTTCTTCCTCAACCTGCGCATCGCCCCTGGCTCCGGCCGCGTCTCGCCGTCGATCATCCCGCCGCCGCGGGTGACAGGCCTGTACACGATCGACTACCTGCTGAACGGCGATGGGGTGGGCTGGGCCGACGCGATGGCGCACCTGGCGCTGCCGGTGATCGTGCTGTCGCTGGTCACCATCGGCCTGCTGACGCGGTTCATCCGCACCTCGGTGCTCGAGGTGCTCGCCAGCGACTACGTGCGGGCGGCACGAGCGAAGGGGCTGCCTGCCATGCGGGTGATCCTCGACTACGTCCTCCGCGGAGCCGCACTGCCGGTGCTGACCGTGGTCGGCGTCGCATTCGGCTCACTGCTCTCGGGCACCGTGCTCGTCGAGTCGGTGTTCGCCTGGCCGGGTCTCGGCACGTACGCGTACAACTCGGCGGCCAACCTCGACCTGCCGGGGATCATGGGCGTCGGCCTCATCGTCGGCGTCATCTACCTGGTCATCAACTTCGTCGTCGACCTGCTGTACGGCGTACTCGACCCGAGAGTGAGGATCGCATGA
- a CDS encoding ABC transporter substrate-binding protein, with product MLSTLRTPAIVFGAVALIALTGCSGGNSANNGNDGGAKSGGSLVIDTAFSVETADPGHTYDPTGNMLAKAMYETLVDFKGSDVSTPIPGLASWKANDTATEFTFTLEDGRVFSDGTPIEAKDVVFSLQRIQGMADAKPNFLLAGVTIKEVDAKTIVFTTETPLLQLPAILANPALGIVNADVVMKNGGSTDGADSAQKYFDGASAGSGPFVLDTLDLSSQIVLKKNDEYNGDEKPAYDRVVIRNVSESATQLANLKGGDSMVAMDLNGDQVSGLGDGLEVDSVPSGQTIFLLLNQSTGVAGDLANVKLAEGIRYALDYPALLELAGAGAEQATGVIPPGFEGALDEGVTQDLDKAKAAFDEAGYTGQTLKLQFPNDYPVGGVEFTPLAERIQAQLKDAGVAVELAPAPFATELDAYVNGTEGFGLWFWGPDYADSANFLPFGPGLKVGLRSGWEQSANPEIAEIAADAASATDPDERTAAFTKFAEAMQQSGPFVPLIVPGRNIATSDKVDGAVYNSVWEMDIAEITPAG from the coding sequence ATGCTGTCGACGCTGCGCACGCCGGCGATCGTCTTCGGAGCGGTCGCGCTCATCGCCCTGACCGGATGCTCGGGAGGGAACTCCGCGAACAACGGCAACGACGGCGGAGCGAAGTCCGGTGGCTCCCTGGTCATCGACACCGCCTTCTCGGTCGAGACCGCCGACCCCGGCCACACCTACGACCCGACCGGCAACATGCTCGCCAAGGCGATGTACGAGACCCTCGTCGACTTCAAGGGCTCCGACGTCTCGACCCCCATCCCCGGGCTGGCGTCGTGGAAGGCCAACGACACTGCGACCGAGTTCACGTTCACCCTCGAAGACGGCCGCGTCTTCTCGGACGGCACCCCGATCGAGGCGAAGGACGTCGTTTTCTCGCTGCAGCGCATCCAGGGCATGGCCGACGCCAAGCCCAACTTCCTCCTCGCCGGCGTCACCATCAAGGAGGTCGACGCCAAGACGATCGTCTTCACGACCGAGACGCCCCTGCTGCAGCTGCCCGCCATCCTCGCCAACCCGGCGCTCGGCATCGTCAACGCCGACGTGGTGATGAAGAACGGCGGCAGCACCGACGGCGCCGACTCCGCGCAGAAGTACTTCGATGGCGCATCCGCCGGCTCCGGTCCCTTCGTGCTCGACACGCTCGACCTGAGCTCGCAGATCGTGCTGAAGAAGAACGACGAGTACAACGGCGACGAGAAGCCCGCCTACGACCGCGTCGTCATCCGCAACGTCTCGGAGAGCGCGACACAGCTCGCCAACCTCAAGGGCGGCGACTCGATGGTGGCCATGGACCTCAACGGCGACCAGGTCAGCGGCCTGGGCGACGGCCTCGAGGTCGACTCGGTCCCGTCCGGCCAGACCATCTTCCTGCTGCTGAACCAGTCGACCGGCGTCGCCGGCGACCTGGCCAACGTGAAGCTCGCCGAGGGCATCCGGTACGCGCTCGACTACCCGGCTCTGCTCGAGCTCGCCGGCGCCGGTGCCGAGCAGGCCACCGGCGTGATCCCGCCCGGGTTCGAGGGCGCACTCGACGAGGGCGTCACGCAGGACCTCGACAAGGCCAAGGCCGCCTTCGACGAGGCCGGCTACACCGGTCAGACCCTCAAGCTGCAGTTCCCGAACGACTACCCGGTCGGCGGCGTGGAGTTCACCCCGCTCGCCGAGCGCATCCAGGCGCAGCTGAAGGACGCAGGCGTCGCCGTCGAGCTCGCCCCGGCTCCGTTCGCGACTGAGCTCGACGCCTACGTGAACGGCACCGAGGGCTTCGGCCTCTGGTTCTGGGGTCCCGACTACGCGGACTCCGCGAACTTCCTGCCCTTCGGCCCCGGCCTGAAGGTCGGCCTCCGCTCGGGCTGGGAGCAGTCGGCCAACCCCGAGATCGCCGAGATCGCCGCGGATGCCGCCAGCGCGACCGACCCCGACGAGCGCACCGCCGCATTCACGAAGTTCGCGGAGGCGATGCAGCAGAGCGGCCCCTTCGTGCCGCTGATCGTCCCCGGCCGCAACATCGCCACCTCTGACAAGGTCGACGGCGCCGTCTACAACTCCGTCTGGGAGATGGACATCGCCGAGATCACGCCCGCCGGCTGA
- a CDS encoding GAF domain-containing protein, giving the protein MPSPWSSSRDASPEVSRLLIERAHEELVAGNLDDRRLQQVRPLVRASWERAWQGRVGAEGLPPLDFSHDALEAYRTGHPLAGVMDLIRSLLLPGSAEDSGVVVAVGDHAGRLLWVEGDLRQRVLSGEMGFVAGANWSEQMVGTSAPGTALTLGESVQIHHAEHYNRLVQPWSCTAAPVFDPETRRILGVIDVTGGAEAVTSQARMLVDATARAVESELLVARLRARSEAPRGSERSPRRSPRDTRHARLQVLARDRARLEVDAADGETVIELSARHAEILLMLAVHRQGLSAERLTELVYGEGASPDTLRPEMVRLRKVLERVSPDLAPQSRPYRLTAPLETDAQNVLSLLDRGAHRVALSAYPGAVLPESASPGVEEFRETVRAALHEVMVSEASLDVLLAYAEIPEGQNDAEALRLALEMLPARSPRRAGLVARIERLG; this is encoded by the coding sequence GTGCCGTCCCCCTGGTCGTCATCGCGTGACGCCTCACCCGAGGTCTCGCGCCTTCTCATCGAGCGCGCGCACGAAGAGCTCGTCGCAGGGAACCTCGATGATCGCCGTCTGCAGCAGGTGCGACCGCTCGTGCGGGCGTCGTGGGAACGAGCCTGGCAGGGCCGCGTCGGCGCCGAGGGGCTGCCTCCGCTCGACTTCAGCCACGACGCCCTAGAGGCGTACCGCACCGGGCATCCGCTTGCCGGGGTGATGGATCTCATCCGCTCGCTGCTGCTGCCCGGCAGTGCCGAGGACTCGGGCGTCGTCGTGGCGGTCGGAGACCACGCCGGCCGGCTGCTGTGGGTCGAGGGAGACCTGCGTCAGCGCGTGCTGTCGGGCGAGATGGGATTCGTCGCGGGTGCGAACTGGTCAGAGCAGATGGTCGGAACCTCGGCCCCGGGCACTGCGCTCACCCTGGGCGAGTCGGTGCAGATCCACCACGCCGAGCACTACAACCGTCTCGTGCAGCCGTGGTCGTGCACCGCGGCCCCGGTGTTCGATCCCGAGACCCGCCGCATCCTCGGCGTGATCGACGTGACCGGCGGTGCCGAGGCGGTCACCTCGCAAGCCCGGATGCTGGTGGATGCGACGGCGCGAGCCGTCGAGTCCGAGCTGCTCGTCGCCCGCCTGCGGGCGCGCAGCGAGGCGCCCAGGGGATCGGAGCGGTCGCCGCGCCGCTCACCGCGTGACACCAGGCACGCGCGACTGCAGGTGCTGGCACGCGATCGCGCCCGCCTCGAGGTCGACGCCGCCGACGGCGAGACCGTGATCGAGCTCAGCGCCAGGCATGCCGAGATCCTGCTCATGCTCGCCGTGCACCGTCAGGGCCTGTCGGCAGAGCGGCTCACCGAGCTCGTGTACGGCGAGGGGGCGTCGCCCGACACCCTGCGGCCCGAGATGGTGCGACTGCGCAAGGTGCTCGAACGCGTCTCACCCGACCTCGCACCGCAGTCGCGTCCCTACCGGCTGACTGCGCCGCTCGAGACCGACGCGCAGAACGTGCTGTCGCTGCTCGACCGCGGGGCGCACCGCGTCGCGCTCAGCGCCTATCCGGGTGCGGTGCTGCCCGAGTCGGCGTCGCCCGGGGTCGAGGAGTTCCGCGAGACAGTGCGCGCGGCGCTGCACGAGGTGATGGTCAGCGAGGCGAGCCTCGACGTGCTGCTCGCGTACGCCGAGATCCCCGAGGGGCAGAACGACGCCGAGGCGCTGCGCCTCGCGCTCGAGATGCTCCCCGCGCGCTCGCCGAGACGCGCAGGTCTCGTCGCCCGTATCGAGCGTCTGGGCTGA
- a CDS encoding CCA tRNA nucleotidyltransferase, with the protein MLNMAEGLSRLGALAANPVVATLATAFADAGFDLAVVGGPVRDALLGRETHDLDFTTNARPDDILRIVKPISSTQWDIGRAFGTIGARIRGEQVEITTYRADSYDGVTRKPVVEFGDAIDGDLLRRDFTVNAMALQVPAVKLIDPTSGVEDLVAGVLRTPIDPEISFGDDPLRMLRAARFSAQLGFALEDGTFAAIEKLRETLKIVSPERVQGELVRLMQTDDPVGGIRVLVETGLIDEFLPEVSALRLEVDEHHHHKDVYEHSLTVLRQAIELEKNRNPDAGPDVPLRLAALLHDIGKPRTRKLESGGGVTFHHHDVVGSRMARKRLQALRFDGDTIDAVAKLIELHLRFFGYAEGAWTDSAVRRYVRDAGDLVERLHILVRADVTTRNKRKAARLASAYDDIERRIVELREQEELDSIRPELDGNQIQQILGIPPGREVGEAYRFLLEVRLDEGVIGADAAEQRLREWWAARG; encoded by the coding sequence ATGCTCAATATGGCCGAGGGCCTGTCCCGACTCGGCGCGCTCGCCGCGAATCCCGTCGTCGCCACCCTGGCGACCGCCTTCGCCGACGCGGGCTTCGATCTCGCCGTCGTCGGCGGACCGGTGCGCGACGCGCTTCTCGGTCGCGAGACGCACGATCTCGACTTCACGACGAACGCCCGCCCCGATGACATCCTGCGCATCGTCAAGCCGATCTCGAGCACGCAGTGGGACATCGGGCGCGCCTTCGGCACGATCGGCGCCAGGATCCGCGGCGAGCAGGTCGAGATCACCACGTACCGCGCCGACAGCTACGACGGCGTCACCCGCAAGCCGGTCGTCGAGTTCGGCGACGCGATCGACGGCGACCTGCTGCGTCGCGACTTCACCGTGAACGCGATGGCCCTGCAGGTGCCTGCGGTGAAGCTGATCGACCCGACGAGCGGCGTCGAAGACCTCGTCGCCGGCGTGCTGCGCACCCCGATCGATCCCGAGATCAGCTTCGGCGACGACCCGCTCCGGATGCTGAGGGCGGCGCGCTTCAGCGCACAGCTCGGCTTCGCCCTCGAAGACGGCACCTTCGCGGCCATCGAGAAGCTCAGGGAGACCCTGAAGATCGTCAGCCCCGAGCGGGTGCAGGGCGAACTCGTGCGGCTCATGCAGACCGATGACCCGGTCGGGGGCATCCGGGTGCTGGTCGAGACCGGACTGATCGACGAGTTCCTGCCCGAGGTCAGCGCGCTGCGCCTCGAGGTCGACGAGCACCATCACCACAAAGACGTCTACGAGCACTCGCTCACCGTGCTGCGGCAGGCGATCGAGCTCGAGAAGAACCGCAATCCGGATGCCGGGCCCGACGTGCCGCTGCGTCTCGCGGCGCTGCTGCACGACATCGGCAAGCCGCGCACCCGCAAGCTCGAGTCAGGGGGAGGGGTCACCTTCCACCACCACGACGTGGTCGGATCGCGCATGGCCCGCAAGCGCCTGCAGGCCCTGCGCTTCGACGGCGACACGATCGATGCCGTCGCGAAGCTGATCGAGCTGCACCTGCGCTTCTTCGGCTACGCCGAGGGCGCATGGACCGACAGCGCCGTCCGACGCTACGTGCGCGACGCAGGAGACCTCGTCGAGCGCCTGCACATCCTCGTGCGCGCCGATGTCACCACCCGCAACAAGCGCAAGGCCGCCCGCCTTGCCTCGGCCTACGACGACATCGAGCGACGCATCGTCGAGCTGCGCGAGCAGGAAGAGCTCGACAGCATCCGCCCCGAGCTCGACGGCAATCAGATCCAGCAGATCCTGGGCATCCCGCCCGGCCGTGAGGTGGGCGAGGCGTACCGGTTCCTGCTCGAGGTGCGTCTCGACGAGGGCGTGATCGGTGCGGATGCCGCGGAGCAGCGACTCCGCGAATGGTGGGCCGCCCGCGGCTGA
- a CDS encoding DUF779 domain-containing protein, with product MVSIGKYERVDVSDAAAELLRELTAQHGPLMFHQSGGCCDGSSPMCYPIGMFITGPSDVLLGRLDIEGLDPIEVFMSESQFEYWKYTHLTIDAVPGRGAGFSVEGPTGMRFLTRSRMLNDAELEYFGLAPA from the coding sequence ATGGTCAGCATCGGAAAGTACGAGCGGGTGGATGTGTCGGATGCCGCCGCCGAGCTGCTGCGCGAGCTGACGGCCCAGCATGGGCCGCTGATGTTCCATCAGTCGGGTGGATGCTGCGACGGCTCGTCGCCCATGTGCTATCCGATCGGCATGTTCATCACCGGCCCGAGCGACGTGCTCCTCGGCCGGCTCGACATCGAGGGACTCGACCCGATCGAGGTGTTCATGTCGGAGTCGCAGTTCGAGTACTGGAAGTACACGCACCTCACGATCGACGCGGTGCCGGGTCGCGGGGCCGGGTTCAGCGTCGAGGGCCCGACCGGCATGCGCTTCCTCACCCGATCGCGGATGCTGAACGACGCCGAGCTCGAGTACTTCGGCCTCGCTCCGGCCTAG
- a CDS encoding Lrp/AsnC family transcriptional regulator yields MSSTDAEDHRDSGRSAVTLDPVSYRILDLLRENGRISIAALAEKVGISRANAYTRVEALMADGVITGFSARVDPAKAGLSIGAMIFVTVYPQAWASFRAQIAEMPDIEYCAVTTGEHDAMLLIRATDVSGVHEFSTGVIAQLPEVRTVVSVVVLDEVIRRPFVLPPDLPERSLDVPLGMTQWTPATAGRGALPPR; encoded by the coding sequence ATGTCCAGCACTGATGCTGAAGACCACCGGGATTCTGGACGAAGTGCCGTCACCCTCGATCCGGTCTCATACCGGATCCTGGATCTGCTCCGTGAGAACGGACGAATCTCGATCGCCGCCCTGGCCGAGAAGGTCGGGATATCTCGGGCCAACGCGTACACCAGGGTCGAGGCGCTGATGGCCGACGGGGTCATCACGGGTTTCAGCGCACGGGTCGATCCGGCGAAGGCAGGTCTGTCGATCGGAGCGATGATCTTCGTCACGGTCTATCCGCAGGCGTGGGCGTCGTTCCGAGCGCAGATCGCCGAGATGCCCGACATCGAGTACTGCGCCGTGACGACCGGCGAGCACGACGCGATGCTGCTGATCCGGGCGACGGATGTCAGCGGGGTGCACGAGTTCTCGACCGGGGTGATCGCCCAGCTTCCCGAGGTGCGCACCGTGGTCAGCGTCGTGGTGCTCGACGAGGTGATCCGCCGGCCGTTCGTGCTTCCCCCCGACCTGCCCGAGCGCAGCCTCGACGTGCCCCTTGGCATGACCCAGTGGACACCGGCGACGGCCGGGCGCGGAGCCCTGCCGCCGCGGTGA
- a CDS encoding aldehyde dehydrogenase family protein — MTIVEEDVSTAYAAPGQPGAVANYRARYGHYIGGEFVEPAKGQYFENVSPVNGKPFTEVARGTAEDIDRAVDVAWKAFESWKRTSPAERAVILNRIADRIEENLEMIAVAETWENGKPVRETLAADIPLAVDHFRYFAGVLRGQEGGISQLDENTVAYHFQEPLGVVGQIIPWNFPILMATWKLAPALAAGNCVVIKPAEQTPASILFLFEIIGDLLPAGVVNIVNGFGIEAGAPLAQHKRIRKVAFTGETTTGRLIMQYASQNLIPVTLELGGKSPNVFFEDVARADDPFYDKALEGFTMFALNQGEVCTCPSRALIQRSIYDGFLADGLERVGKVIQGNPLDPATMIGAQASNDQLEKILSYIDIGTQEGAKLLAGGGRADLGGDLSEGFYVEPTVFEGSNSMRIFQEEIFGPVLSVTSFSDFDDAISIANDTLYGLGAGVWSRSGDTAYRAGRAIQAGRVWTNTYHQYPAHAAFGGYKQSGVGRENHKMMLDHYQQTKNLLVSYAEGPMGFF; from the coding sequence ATGACCATCGTCGAAGAAGACGTGTCCACCGCCTACGCCGCTCCCGGTCAGCCGGGAGCCGTCGCGAACTACCGCGCCCGCTACGGGCACTACATCGGCGGCGAGTTCGTCGAACCGGCCAAGGGGCAGTACTTCGAGAACGTCAGCCCCGTCAACGGCAAGCCGTTCACCGAGGTCGCCCGCGGCACCGCAGAAGACATCGACCGCGCGGTCGATGTCGCCTGGAAGGCGTTCGAGTCGTGGAAGCGCACCTCGCCCGCCGAGCGCGCCGTGATCCTCAACAGGATCGCCGACCGCATCGAAGAGAACCTCGAGATGATCGCCGTCGCCGAGACGTGGGAGAACGGCAAGCCGGTGCGCGAGACGCTCGCCGCAGACATCCCGCTCGCTGTCGACCACTTCCGCTACTTCGCCGGCGTCCTGCGCGGGCAGGAGGGCGGCATCAGCCAGCTCGATGAGAACACCGTGGCGTACCACTTCCAGGAGCCGCTGGGCGTGGTCGGCCAGATCATCCCGTGGAACTTCCCGATCCTGATGGCCACGTGGAAGCTCGCTCCCGCGCTCGCCGCGGGCAACTGCGTCGTGATCAAGCCTGCCGAGCAGACCCCGGCGTCGATCCTGTTCCTCTTCGAGATCATCGGCGACCTGCTGCCCGCCGGCGTGGTGAACATCGTCAACGGCTTCGGCATCGAGGCGGGTGCTCCGCTCGCGCAGCACAAGCGCATCCGCAAGGTCGCGTTCACGGGTGAGACCACCACTGGTCGGCTGATCATGCAGTACGCGTCGCAGAACCTCATCCCCGTCACGCTCGAGCTCGGAGGCAAGTCGCCGAACGTCTTCTTCGAAGACGTCGCCCGCGCCGACGACCCGTTCTACGACAAGGCGCTCGAGGGCTTCACGATGTTCGCGCTCAACCAGGGCGAGGTCTGCACATGCCCGTCGCGCGCACTCATCCAGCGCTCGATCTACGACGGCTTCCTCGCCGACGGACTCGAGCGGGTGGGCAAGGTCATCCAGGGCAACCCGCTCGACCCCGCCACGATGATCGGCGCGCAGGCGTCGAACGATCAGCTCGAGAAGATCCTCAGCTACATCGACATCGGCACGCAGGAGGGCGCGAAGCTGCTCGCCGGAGGAGGGCGGGCCGACCTTGGCGGCGACCTCAGCGAGGGCTTCTACGTCGAGCCGACGGTTTTCGAGGGCAGCAACAGCATGCGCATCTTCCAGGAGGAGATCTTCGGCCCCGTGCTCTCGGTCACGAGCTTCAGCGACTTCGACGACGCGATCTCGATCGCCAACGACACCCTCTACGGTCTCGGCGCGGGTGTGTGGAGCCGCAGCGGCGACACCGCGTACCGAGCCGGCCGTGCCATCCAGGCGGGTCGCGTGTGGACCAACACCTACCACCAGTACCCGGCGCACGCCGCGTTCGGCGGGTACAAGCAGTCGGGCGTCGGCCGCGAGAACCACAAGATGATGCTCGACCACTACCAGCAGACGAAGAACCTGCTGGTGTCGTACGCGGAAGGCCCGATGGGCTTCTTCTGA
- a CDS encoding ASCH domain-containing protein, with the protein MHTDAAIDEFWRECRAALPHLPEALPEVWSFGATPEHADGLLALVLAGTKTATASSLWDYEHTGEPLPQVGELSIILDGRGAPRALLETTAIDVVPFDQVSASHAFAEGEGDRTLEHWREVHERYWRQHSENPRGYDPTMPVVCEEFRLLRPPA; encoded by the coding sequence ATGCATACCGACGCCGCCATCGACGAGTTCTGGCGCGAGTGCCGCGCCGCGCTGCCGCACCTGCCCGAGGCGCTGCCCGAGGTGTGGTCGTTCGGCGCCACACCGGAGCACGCCGACGGCCTGCTCGCCCTCGTGCTGGCAGGGACCAAGACGGCCACGGCCTCGTCGCTGTGGGACTACGAGCACACCGGCGAGCCGCTGCCCCAGGTGGGCGAGCTGAGCATCATCCTCGACGGGCGCGGCGCGCCCCGCGCGCTGCTCGAGACCACGGCCATCGACGTGGTGCCGTTCGATCAGGTCTCGGCATCCCACGCCTTCGCCGAGGGCGAAGGCGACCGCACTCTCGAGCACTGGCGTGAGGTGCACGAGCGCTACTGGCGCCAGCATTCCGAGAATCCGCGCGGCTACGATCCGACCATGCCCGTCGTCTGCGAGGAGTTCCGCCTGCTGCGCCCGCCCGCGTAA